ACGCTGAAGAACCGTCTCGTGGTGTCGCCGATGTGCCAGTATTCGGCCGAAGACGGCGTTCCCACCGACTGGCATTTCACCCACATCAACAATCTGGCGCTGTCGGGCGCGGCGATGTTCTGCATCGAGGCGACCCATGTGGAAGCGATCGGCCGCATCACGCCGGGCTGCCTCGGGCTCTACAACGACGCCTCCGAAGCCGCGCTGAAGCAGATCCTCGCCTCGGTGCGGAAACACTCGCACACCGCGATCGCGATGCAGCTCGCCCATGCGGGCCGCAAGGCCTCCAGCGCGAAGCCCTGGGACGGCGGCCAGCTCATTCCGCCGGGCGAGGGCGGCTGGCAGACGGTGGCGCCGTCGGCCGTGCCGCACAAGGAGGGCGAGGCGGCGCCGGTCGCGCTCGATGCTGCCGGCTTGAAGCGCATCCGCGAGGCCTTCGTCGACAGCGCAAAGCGCGCGGAGCGCATCGGCATCGACGCGATCGAGCTGCACGGCGCGCACGGCTATCTCATGCATCAGTTCCTGTCGCCGATCTCGAACAGGCGCACCGACGAATATGGCGGCTCGCTCGAAAACCGCATGCGCTTCCCGCTCGAGATCTATGATGCGGTGCGCAGCGTGTTTCCGCACGACAAGCCGGTCGGCATGCGGGTGTCGTCGACCGACTGGGTCGAGGGCGGCTGGGACCTCGCGCAGACCATCGAATTCGCCAGGGCGCTGAAGGCGCGCGGCGTCGACTGGATCGATGCCTCCTCCGGCGGCGTCTCGCCGCTGCAGAAGATCACGCTCGGCCCCGGCTACCAGGTCCAGTTCGCAGATGCGATCAGGCGCGAGACCGGCCTGCCGACCATCGCCGTCGGCCTGATCACGGAAGCGAGGCACGCCGAGGAGATCGTCGCCAGCGGCAAGGCCGACATGGTCGCACTCGCCCGCGGCATGCTCTACGATCCCCGCTGGGGCTGGCACGCCGCCGCCGAACTCGGCGGCGAAGTCGAGGCGCCCCCGCAATACTGGCGCTCGCAGCCCTCCACGCAGAAGGCGCTGTTCGGCAAGACCACGTTCGGGGCGCGGTGAGCTGCCTTCGCCTTCCCGCGCGAGCGAAGCGCGTCGCGCCCCCGCGGGA
The genomic region above belongs to Bradyrhizobium sp. CCBAU 53338 and contains:
- a CDS encoding NADH:flavin oxidoreductase/NADH oxidase — translated: MSALFSPIKLRGLTLKNRLVVSPMCQYSAEDGVPTDWHFTHINNLALSGAAMFCIEATHVEAIGRITPGCLGLYNDASEAALKQILASVRKHSHTAIAMQLAHAGRKASSAKPWDGGQLIPPGEGGWQTVAPSAVPHKEGEAAPVALDAAGLKRIREAFVDSAKRAERIGIDAIELHGAHGYLMHQFLSPISNRRTDEYGGSLENRMRFPLEIYDAVRSVFPHDKPVGMRVSSTDWVEGGWDLAQTIEFARALKARGVDWIDASSGGVSPLQKITLGPGYQVQFADAIRRETGLPTIAVGLITEARHAEEIVASGKADMVALARGMLYDPRWGWHAAAELGGEVEAPPQYWRSQPSTQKALFGKTTFGAR